One genomic region from Pseudomonas sp. R5-89-07 encodes:
- the rfbC gene encoding dTDP-4-dehydrorhamnose 3,5-epimerase, producing the protein MKVVETSLPGVLILEPKVFGDERGFFYESFNARAFEAATGLKRDFVQDNHSRSQKGVLRGLHYQLEHTQGKLVRVTHGEVLDVAVDIRRSSPHFGQWVGVRLSAQNHRQLWVPEGFAHGFVVLSDYAEFLYKTTDYYQPSAERSILWNDPTLAIDWELSEPPQLSAKDQVGKLLTEADLFP; encoded by the coding sequence GTGAAGGTTGTTGAAACTTCGTTACCCGGGGTACTGATTCTCGAGCCCAAAGTATTCGGTGATGAACGCGGCTTTTTCTATGAAAGCTTCAACGCGCGCGCTTTTGAAGCCGCCACCGGACTCAAGCGTGACTTCGTGCAAGACAACCACTCACGTTCACAGAAAGGCGTGCTGCGCGGGCTGCATTATCAGCTTGAACACACTCAAGGAAAACTGGTGCGTGTGACTCACGGCGAAGTGCTGGATGTTGCCGTCGATATCCGTCGCAGCTCACCGCACTTCGGCCAGTGGGTGGGTGTCCGCTTATCGGCGCAGAATCATCGTCAACTGTGGGTGCCGGAAGGTTTCGCCCATGGGTTTGTGGTGCTGAGCGACTACGCCGAGTTTCTGTACAAAACCACCGACTACTATCAACCCAGCGCCGAACGCAGCATTCTCTGGAATGACCCGACGCTGGCTATCGACTGGGAGCTGTCCGAGCCGCCACAACTGTCCGCCAAGGACCAGGTCGGTAAATTACTGACGGAAGCCGACCTTTTCCCATGA
- the rfbA gene encoding glucose-1-phosphate thymidylyltransferase RfbA, whose protein sequence is MMKGIVLAGGSGTRLHPITLGVSKQLLPVYDKPMIYYPISVLMLAGIKDILVISTPVDLPQYRNLLGDGSQFGVRFSYAEQPSPDGLAQAFIIGEEFIGDDPVCLILGDNIFHGQHFGDQLRNAAQRPSGATVFGYWVKDPERFGVIDFDKEGRALSIEEKPAKPKSSYAVTGLYFYDNDVIKIAKAVQPSPRGELEITDVNNAYLKRGDLHVERFGRGFAWLDTGTHDSLLEASTYVQTIEHRQGLKVACLEEIAYENGWIDRDYLLERAKYFGKTGYGQYLYSLAGETK, encoded by the coding sequence ATGATGAAGGGAATTGTATTGGCCGGCGGTTCCGGCACCCGTTTGCACCCCATCACCCTGGGTGTGTCCAAACAACTGTTGCCGGTGTATGACAAGCCGATGATCTACTACCCGATCTCGGTGCTGATGCTGGCGGGGATCAAGGACATCCTGGTGATCTCCACGCCGGTGGACCTGCCGCAATACCGTAACCTGCTGGGTGATGGCAGCCAGTTCGGCGTGCGTTTCAGCTATGCGGAACAACCTTCGCCCGATGGTTTGGCACAAGCCTTCATCATTGGCGAAGAGTTCATTGGCGATGATCCTGTGTGCCTGATTCTGGGTGACAACATCTTCCACGGCCAGCATTTCGGTGATCAGTTGCGCAACGCAGCTCAACGTCCATCCGGCGCCACGGTGTTCGGCTACTGGGTAAAAGACCCGGAGCGTTTCGGCGTGATCGATTTCGACAAAGAAGGCCGCGCCCTGTCGATCGAAGAAAAACCGGCGAAGCCCAAATCCAGCTATGCCGTGACCGGCCTGTATTTCTACGACAACGACGTGATCAAGATCGCCAAGGCCGTCCAGCCTTCGCCACGCGGCGAGTTGGAGATCACCGATGTCAACAACGCCTACCTCAAGCGTGGTGACCTGCACGTTGAGCGTTTCGGCCGCGGTTTCGCCTGGCTCGACACGGGTACCCATGACAGCTTGCTGGAAGCATCGACCTATGTGCAGACCATCGAGCATCGCCAGGGCCTGAAGGTAGCTTGCCTGGAAGAGATCGCTTACGAAAACGGCTGGATTGATCGTGACTATCTGCTGGAACGCGCCAAATATTTCGGCAAAACCGGTTACGGTCAATACCTCTACTCGCTCGCCGGAGAAACCAAGTGA